One window from the genome of Salvia miltiorrhiza cultivar Shanhuang (shh) chromosome 7, IMPLAD_Smil_shh, whole genome shotgun sequence encodes:
- the LOC130994473 gene encoding putative late blight resistance protein homolog R1A-3: protein MAAYAALVSLMHIIDRLENHPSPPISIDKEQVESLTQIVTFLQDFLDAYISPVVDDHEADPLERRIADAVYAAEDVIESQIVLQIHNRSTIIGRCPVDNRSTIRRKMSSFINLFRARCKCSTIEEDFYHDLQQVIEAMNLIKNEAMETAIAADQLQRKVSSSTHAGSTSTVKESMMLGFDEVFLQVLDRLTGGQRSRQIIPIMGMGGIGKTTLARHVFEHALVKQHFDICAWTTISQTYNVRETLREVLFQASGDSSSDLSEGELGLKLYQYLWGRRYLIIMDDIWSIEVWDKIRSSFPDCNNGSRIIVTTRLSNLTSQLGESYGVGMRFLDEASSWDLFCKTVFGGESFPHELEDIGKKIVANCKGLPLSIATIGGLLAKSERTTEYWEDRSIRASTLMTLWVSEGFLKPVSGKCWETIAEEYLRELVDRNLILVDELGVSGNVKFCKIHDLLRDVCLKEVEKETFYHIIGKKSPSVKDNERRWVVFQSAGRRACDRDTARLYSKDVDEGHGLNFLDKVFQLVNSRYLAVRLHSESEFPSSINLLWNLSTLIVHEQSAVFHKFVAPTEIWKLHQLRHLEFVDAELILPDPPSEMVIMENLETLRGVHNLCLNEEVVRRIPNVKKLHLSYYTQEMERANCSLRYLECLSKLENLYLRGGDDAYLWSISFPHSLKKLYLSLYHNSRLEEILQKIGWSPLLQKLVLENGTFTTGKWDTIEGQFRSLKLLKLEWCGGLKNWTMAESSHFPLLQELRLRGLHNLEEIPSEVGEIATLKSITLEYCSESAVESAAKIVEEQQDLYGDQLDLHVRVLLWDRDERLQSLASPNFEVTVRGY, encoded by the exons ATGGCGGCTTATGCAGCTCTGGTTTCCCTTATGCATATCATAGATCGCCTTGAAAATCATCCTTCCCCTCCAATTTCTATCGATAAAGAACAAGTTGAATCTCTCACTCAAATTGTTACCTTCTTGCAGGATTTTCTTGATGCTTATATTTCCCCAGTTGTGGATGACCATGAAGCGGATCCATTGGAGCGTCGCATTGCTGATGCAGTTTACGCAGCTGAGGATGTCATCGAATCCCAAATTGTGCTTCAAATTCATAACCGATCCACAATTATTGGAAGATGTCCAGTTGACAACCGATCCACAATTCGTAGGAAGATGTCCAGTTTTATCAACTTGTTTCGAGCTCGGTGTAAATGCTCAACTATTGAGGAGGACTTCTACCACGATCTACAACAAGTGATAGAAGCAATGAATTTGATCAAGAACGAAGCCATGGAGACTGCAATCGCAGCTGATCAACTGCAGAGAAAGGTCTCGTCGAGTACTCATGCTGGTTCCACTTCCACTGTGAAGGAAAGCATGATGTTGGGCTTCGACGAGGTGTTTCTTCAAGTGCTGGATAGGCTCACCGGAGGTCAACGCAGTCGCCAAATCATCCCAATCATGGGGATGGGCGGCattggtaagaccactcttgcccgACATGTATTTGAGCATGCGCTTGTTAAACAAcattttgatatttgtgcttggACTACGATTTCTCAAACTTATAATGTGAGAGAAACACTTAGAGAAGTTCTTTTCCAAGCAAGTGGGGATTCGAGTAGTGATCTGAGTGAGGGCGAATTGGGATTAAAACTATACCAGTATTTATGGGGTAGGAGGTATCTCATAATTATGGATGATATTTGGAGTATAGAGGTGTGGGACAAGATCAGGTCTTCCTTTCCTGATTGCAATAATGGGAGTCGAATAATTGTAACAACTAGGCTCTCAAACTTGACTTCGCAGTTGGGTGAGTCTTATGGCGTTGGTATGAGATTTTTAGATGAGGCTAGTAGTTGGGATTTGTTCTGCAAGACTGTGTTTGGGGGAGAAAGCTTTCCTCATGAGTTGGAGGATATTGGAAAGAAAATTGTAGCAAATTGTAAAGGGCTTCCTTTATCAATTGCTACAATTGGAGGTCTTTTGGCAAAATCTGAGCGCACTACAGAATATTGG GAAGATCGTTCAATTCGTGCCTCAACGCTGATGACGCTTTGGGTTTCAGAAGGATTCTTAAAACCCGTGAGTGGAAAATGTTGGGAAACAATAGCAGAAGAGTACTTGAGGGAGTTGGTAGATAGAAATCTGATTTTAGTTGATGAGTTGGGGGTTAGTGGAAATGTAAAGTTTTGTAAGATTCATGATTTGTTGAGGGACGTGTGCTTGAAAGAAGTTGAAAAGGAGACGTTTTATCATATCATAGGAAAAAAGTCTCCTTCAGTCAAAGATAACGAACGTCGTTGGGTTGTTTTTCAAAGTGCTGGAAGAAGG GCATGTGATAGAGATACAGCTCGATTGTATTCAAAAGATGTTGATGAGGGACATGGTTTAAATTTCCTAGACAAAGTTTTTCAATTGGTTAACTCACGGTACCTTGCTGTTAGACTTCATTCAGAGTCCGAATTCCCATCTTCAATCAATTTGCTTTGGAATCTATCTACGTTAATAGTTCATGAGCAGTCTGCAGTATTCCATAAGTTCGTTGCACCGACTGAGATATGGAAATTGCATCAACTTAGGCATCTCGAGTTTGTGGATGCAGAATTGATTCTCCCAGATCCTCCGAGTGAGATGGTTATCATGGAGAATCTAGAAACGCTCAGAGGAGTACATAATTTGTGTTTGAATGAGGAGGTGGTTAGAAGAATTCCCAATGTCAAGAAATTACATCTAAGTTATTATACCCAAGAAATGGAGAGAGCTAACTGCAGTTTGAGGTATCTTGAGTGTCTGAGTAAATTGGAAAACTTGTACTTGCGTGGAGGTGATGATGCGTATTTGTGGAGTATTAGTTTCCCACACTCCCTTAAGAAGTTATACTTATCTCTCTATCATAATTCGAGGTTGGaagagatattgcaaaagatagggtGGTCGCCCCTTCTTCAGAAGTTAGTATTAGAAAATGGTACCTTCACAACAGGCAAGTGGGACACTATTGAGGGCCAATTCCGGAGCCTCAAGCTACTAAAATTGGAATGGTGTGGTGGTCTAAAAAATTGGACGATGGCAGAGAGCTCCCACTTTCCACTTCTCCAGGAGCTTCGTCTTCGAGGTTTGCATAACTTGGAGGAGATCCCATCCGAAGTTGGCGAAATAGCAACGCTGAAATCAATTACTTTGGAATATTGCAGTGAATCAGCGGTAGAGTCAGCTGCAAAGATAGTAGAAGAACAACAGGATTTATATGGAGACCAACTTGACCTTCATGTTCGAGTTCTACTTTGGGACAGAGACGAAAGACTGCAGAGCTTGGCAAGTCCCAACTTTGAAGTTACAGTGAGAGGTTATTAG